A stretch of DNA from Acinetobacter sp. C26M:
CTAGATCAGAATATTCAAATCAAGATCAGTTCGGCAGAACACGGTTTTAATGCGGAATATAACGGCGGAAGTTATCAGATTTCTGGACAATTATTGGATGCACACACAGCGGTGATTCATCTCAATGGTACCCAGCAAAAACTGTCTTTCAACCAGAGTCCGCAAGGCATTACCCTGTTCCATACGGGACAAAGCCATAAATTTGCCTATATTCGCCAAGATTATCATCAAGACGATAGCCAAGCAGATCAAGGCCACCTCAAAGCACCCATGCCGGGTGTGGTAACACAGGTTCTGGTCGGTGCTAATCATAGTGTCAAAAAAGACGATATCCTGATGACACTTGAAGCCATGAAAATGGAATACACTATCCGTGCACCACAAGATGGCGTGATTGTTGATGCCTATTTCCAAGTCGGTGATCAGGTGAAAGCTGGCGATGAACTGGTGGAATTTCAGCCTTTACAGGAGGAAGTTGCATGAGTGAGTTTGTCAAAATCGTGGAAGTTGGACCCCGAGATGGTCTGCAAAACGAAAAACAGGCGTTGACCGTCGAACAACGGCTAAACTTCATTCATGATCTGATAAATGCAGGACTAAAATCAATTGAAGTCGGTTCCTGTGTCTCTGCTAAATGGGTACCGCAAATGGCACAAAGCGATGAGCTGTTTAAGCAGCTGCCACAAGGTACTGATCTGAATTTAAGCCTGCTCACCCCCAATATCAAAGGTTTTGAGGCTGCGCAAGCGGTAGGATGCAAGGAGGTTGCGGTATTTACCGCAGCTTCTGAAAGCTTTACCCGTAAAAATATTAACTGTTCAATTGATGAAAGCTTTGAAAAATTCGCTGATGTGCTACGTGCAGCCAAAGCGCAGCATATACGTGTCCGTGGTTATGTCTCTTGTATCGTGGATTGTCCTTATGAAGGTGCGATTGCACCTGAGCAAGTGCTAAAGGTGGTTAAACGACTCTATGACATGGGTTGCTATGAAGTCTCTTTGGGTGAGACCATCGGTACCGCCACACCTGATCGGGTTAAAAAAGTTTGGCAAGCCTGTCTGGCAGAAATTGATAGCAAGGTTTTGGCAGGTCATTTCCACAATACCTACGGCATGGCGATTGCCAATATTTATCAGTCCTTACAACAAGGCATTCGTGTGTTTGATTCATCACTTGCTGGACTGGGTGGCTGCCCTTATGCCAAAGGCGCTTCAGGCAATGTCTCGACCGAAGATCTGTTCTATTTGCTATCGCATATGGGCTTTGAAACAGGCATTAATTTAGAAAAACTGATGCAGGCCAGCCAAAATATTAGCCATGTCTTAAACCGAAAAAGCTTATCCAATTACAGCAATGCCTACTGGCAAACAAAGTGTGCTTAGTGATATCTAGATTCCGATTCACTTATCATTTGGCAACAAGCTTAATCAATGAAGCTTGCTCAGCTGATTAGGTCTCACCTTTTTCTCGTTCCATGTAGATATTGGGACGAGACTCGTCTATGCGATTTATTTCAATATGATAGAGCTCTTTCAATAGTCAAAAATAATCAATAATTGGTGTTGAAAGTCCCTTCTCCATTGGTGTTGGTGATGAGGACTATAAGTCCGCAAGAGGATGAGGGGGATTCTTATAAACCCTCTCCCTAGCCCTCTCCTTTAAAAAGGAGAGGGAACTTTCATTGCGAATTCAATACAGCTCAAAAATGACTTATACAAGAACTCTAATAATTATCTCTGTACAAAATGCCTCCTTTTAAAGAAGCATTTTTTATTTTAATCCTTGTTATTCTTTTTCTAACGCTCTCTCAGATTAGTTATAAAAATAATCCGTATCTTGCTGTATTTTTGGCGAAATATGCTGCTCGACCCACTCCAGCCATGCCCGTGTTTTTGCATCCACAAAATGACGCGATGGCAATAAGGTATAGACCCCGATATCAGGTGATCGCCAAGCAGGTAAAATACGACGCAGTCGCCCTGCCCGAATCGCATCAATCGATGAGAAGGTCGGTAATAAGGCAATGCCCATATCCTGCTGTACCACATCCAGCAACAATTCAGGGGTATCAGCAATCAACGGTCCATTAATATCAATCTGATAAGAGCAGCTGTTTTCACTGACCAAATGCCATTGTGGGGTAATTGAGGGATTGACCAAGCGTAAGCAGGCATGCTTTTGCAAATCATCCAAGGATTGAGGTTCCCCATATTTTTCTAAATATGCAGGTGATGCACATAGCACCGAAAAGATGGTACCAATTCGACGTGCCACAAACCGTGAATCTGCCAATGACTCGGTGAGATATAGACTGACATCAATGCCCTTACCTAACAAATCAGGCACATTTTGCGAAGTCCGATATTCAACCGTCAGGTCGGGATAGGTTTGACAGAAATCTGCCATCATTGGCGCCAGATAATGATGGCCAAAACTGGCCATACTCAACACCCGCAATCGCCCTTGTGGTCTAGCGGCCATGCCCATGGCTTGTGCTTCAGATTCCTCCACCATCGCCAGTACTTGGCGACACTGCTCGGCATAGGTTTCACCGATCTCGGTCAAGGCATGCTGGCGGGTTGATCGTTGTAGTAGTTTTGTACCTAAACGCCCTTCTAATTCGCTAATTAATCGCGAAACTTGCGCAGTTGTCAGTTCCATCTGTTCAGCGGCAGCCGTGAAACTCCCGCTATCAATCACTTTCAGGAAGGCATGCATTGCATGTAACAGTCCACCATCAAGATTTTTGCGCATAACGTAAATATCTTTTTCTAAATTACGCATTGTTGCACCAGTCTGGATCAACCACAATGACAAATATGTACATTGATTGAGCAGTTTTTTTTAGCGAACGCCGCTGATCAATCTTTTTAAAATATGTACTTACTCCAAATATTCAACCGGATGTTGAAAAAAGAAAGTAGTCAAAACTACACACAATTCTAAGGAGACATAAATGAATATAGCGACAAGAGTTACTCCAAAAATGATCGCTACTAAAGATGTATCACTGGACGATAAATATATCAGTGATCACGGTTCGGCCTATATGACAGGCATTCAGGCACTGGTTCGGTTACCTCTAGCACAGACTCGCCGTGATGAATTGAACGGGTTGCATACTGCCGGCTTCATTTCAGGTTATCGCGGTTCCCCTGTCGGGAATTATGATAATTTCCTTTGGCAAATTGGAGGCATACTTAAAGATCACCATGTCGTCTTTCAACCTGGTATCAATGAAGATCTTGCAGCGACTGCCATTTGGGGCACGCAACAAGCCAACCTTGCAGGTCAGGGTAAATATGATGGTGTGAGCGCATGGTGGTATGGTAAAGGCCCAGGTGTAGACCGCTCAGGCGATGTGCTCCGCCATGCCAACCTTGCAGGAACGGCCAAACACAGTGGCGTGGTTGCCCTGTTTGGTGATGACCATTCCTGTAAATCATCCACCGTTCCCCACCAATCCGAACATGTGATGATGGGTTGTGGTATTCCAATTTTCTATCCAACTTCGGTGCAACATATTCTCGATTTGGGCGTCCATGCGATTGCCATGTCACGTTTTGCTGGGGTTTGGACCTCAATGAAACTGGTCAGTGAAATTGTTGAAACCTCGGCTTCAGTCATTGTCGACCTAGATCGTGTCACACCTGTTTTACCTGAAATCGAGTTGCCTACCGACGGCATCCATATCCGCTGGCCAGATCATGGCATCCAACAAGAACAACGACTCTATCAATATCGCTTACCCGCGGTATTGGCCTATGCGCGTGCCAATCAACTGAATCAAATCACATGGCCATGTGAGCATGCCCGTATTGGCATTGCAGCCAGTGGTAAAGGCTATCTGGATACCATTGAAGCCTTGCGCATTCTCGGAATTGAAAATGAAACAGCGCAACAACTTGGTCTGCGGGTCTATCAAGTCGGTTTAATCTGGCCTTTGGAACCACAAGGTCTGCGTGAATTTGCTAATGGTTTACAAGAGCTGATTGTGGTTGAGGAAAAACGTCCAATTCTAGAAGCACAAATTAAAGATGAATTGTATTCCTTGCCTGATGAGCAACGTCCACATGTGATCGGCAAAGCGATCCATGGTAAAGGTGAATGGAGTACCTCATTTGAAGAAGCACCATTGATTGGGCATTACGAGTTCCAACCAGAACCGATTGCCAAAATGCTGGCAGCACGATTTTTACAGTTGGATTTGCCTGAAAGCTTAAGACAGCAAATCCAGAGTCGTGTCGATTTACTGCATAAAGCTGAGCAAGAATCACGCCGCGTACTGGATTTGGCCGAGCGTAAACCGTATTTCTGTAGCGGTTGTCCACACAATACCTCAACCGTCGTGCCAGAAGGCAGTCGTGCACTGGGCGGCATCGGTTGTCACTATATTGCAGTGTCACTGGATCGCGGCACCGAAACCTTCTCACAAATGGGCGGTGAAGGTGTGAGTTGGGCGGGTGCCTCGCACTTTACCAATGAAAAGCATATTTTTGCCAATCTTGGTGATGGTACCTATTTCCACTCAGGCTATTTGGCGATTCGACAAGCCATTGCTGCCAATATCAATATCACCTATAAAATCCTCTATAACGATGCGGTTGCCATGACCGGTGGTCAGCATGTCGATGGACATTTGAGTGTCGCACAACTTACCCGCCAGCTGGATGCAGAAGGCATTCAAAAACAGGTCATCGTAACGGATGAGCCAGAGTTGATTCATGCAGAAGAGCATCTTGCACCGCATGTCGAAATCCGTCATCGCAATGACCTCGATGCCGTGCAACGTGAGTTACGTGATATTTCTGGTGTGACCGCTTTAATCTATGTGCAAACCTGCGCCAGCGAAAAACGTCGTCGCCGTAAACGTGATGCTTACCCAGATCCTGCTGAACGCCTCTATATCAATAGTGATATCTGTGAAAGTTGTGGTGATTGTTCTAAAAAATCAAATTGCCTGTCGATTGAGCCTGTAGAAACCGCTTTGGGCACCAAACGTCAGATTAACCAAAGCAGCTGTAATAAAGATTTCACCTGTGTTGAAGGTTTCTGCCCAAGCTTTGTAACGGTACATACCCGTGATATGAAACGTCCCGCAAAATTTGAAGGTTTTGCGACAGGTTGGCCTGAACGTCCTTTGATTCCTCAACTGATTGATACACCAAATCGTATTATGGTCGGTGGCGTTGGCGGTACAGGTGTGGTCACCGTTGGGGCTTTACTGGGGATGGCTGCACATCTGGAAGGTAAAGCAACCCGTGTGATGGACATGGCTGGACTGGCGCAAAAAGGCGGTACGGTTTATTCCTATATTCAAATTGCCGCAGACGATGCACAAATTTCATCGACCAAAATCCCTGAACATCAATGTGACCTATTAATTGGTGCCGATGCAATTGTCGCGGGTAGCAACGCTGCGCTATCACGCTTAAAACAAGATGCGATGGTCATTGTCAATGAAGATGGTTCACCCACCTCTGACTTTATTAACAAACGTGACTGGTATGCACCGATTCATGATTTAATTGGTCGTCTGCGTGGTCGTGTTCACAAAGAAAATCTGCTCTCCTTACCTGCTGCTCGAATCGCAACACAGGTTTTAGGCGATGCCATCTATGCCAATCAATTGCTCTTAGGAATGGCATGGCAATCAGGACAAATTCCTCTATTACGTGAAAGTATTGAAAAAGCGATTCAACTGAATGGTACGGCAATTGATAAAAACCTTGAAGCCTTCCGTATTGGATGTCACCTTGCCAGTGATCCGAGCCTAATTACCCGTTTACTCGACAGCTTGCCAAAAAGTAATGCACCGCAAACACTGGCTGAACTGATCCATGATCGCACGATACGTTTGCAAGACTATTGGAATGAAGCCTATGCCAATCAATATCGTATGTTGTTGGAACAGGTTGCTAAATTACTACCTGAAGCACTGGCAAAAACCATAGCCACTCAACTGTATCGTGTTATGGCATATAAAGATGAATATGAAGTTGCACGTTTACTGACAGGCGCAAACTTTAAGAAGTCCATTGAATCGCAATTTGGTCGTGGTGTACGTTTATCCTATCATCTCGCTCCACCGACACTGGGGACCAATGTACGTAAACGTATCTTCGGTTATTGGATGCGTTTTCCGATGATGTTACTTGCTCGTTTACAATGGCTGCGCGAAAGTTTCTTTGATCCATTTGCACGTCAACAAGAACGTCAACATGAGCATGCATGGCGTGATCGCTACATCGCCTTTGTTGAAACCCTGATCTCATCACCGAACAGCTATAATCTGGCTGTTGCTGAACAGATAGCTGAACTACCTGCTGAAGTCCGTGGCTTTGGGCATATCAAAATGCAAGCCATGCAAGGCGCAAACCAACGCTGGGATGAACTTTCAAGCAAGCTTATCAATAAACCTTAATGATTCATTCAACCGCTGACTGAGCCGATCCAATACAAACGATCGCTCAGTCAGAGCTCATCCCAATTTGTTTCTATCCCAATCGAGTACCGTGCTTTGATTAAATTGAGCGAAACGATGCAATTCAAGCTCTAATGCCTGCAAAAATTCATCGCGATCCTGCATATTGGGATCTTCTAAATGCAAACTGATCACTTCTAATCTTTTTTCGCTGCGATGCACTTTACAATCGATGCGGCCCACCAAACGATCAGCATAAAGCAGTGGTAAGCAAAAATAACCATATTGCCGTTTCGCGGCTGGTACATAACATTCAATGCGGTAATCAAATCCAAACAAGCTACTTAAGCGCTCTCGGTGAATGACCAAATTATCGAATGGAGACAATATTTTTACCTCAGCAGCAATCGCTGGTTCATCCTCCAACACCGCACTGGCAACATAAACAGTTTGTCCATTCTCAAGTTTGAAAACTTGGAGCACACCAGCATCAATCTGCTCATCGAGTAATTTACGCATGATTTCACGTAAATCCTTATTGGTTTTCAAATGCAGCAGTTGCTTCCAGGTAAATACACCGTGCGCGCGTATAGTGGTCTTTAATAAATACTGCGCATATTCCTGTAATGTTGGCGTGCTTAAATCAATGCCCTGCGGTATGCAACGTTCAGTTAGATCATAAACTTTTTCCATACCATTACGTTCACAGATCATTAAATCGCCTTGCATAAACAACTGCTCAAGCGCCTTGCGACTTGGTCCAGCGTTCCACCAACCTGCTGATCCTTCCCGCTTACCTTTCTCCATATGTCTGAGCCGTATGCTGCCCTCTGCTTTCACCTGCACCAGAATCTCATCCATCAGTTTCTGATCACCCCTGAAATAACGGCTTTCTCCATTACGAATTGCATTCATTAATGGCATGGCATAGCGATAATCTTGCATTGGTAAATAAGAGGCTGCATGTGCCCAGTGTTCAAAAATCTGTTTCTCTTTTACCAGTTGATTTAGATGAGACAATTGATAATCCGGTACCCGACTCCACAGCACATGATGATGGGCACGCTCCACAACGGAAATGGTATCAATTTGCACATAACCGAGATGCTCAATGGCCTTCTGGGTTCCAGATATACCCCCACCAAAGCTATTATTTTTTTCTAAACCTTGCTGCGATAAAGCTAAGCGTTTTAATAATGAAATCATAATCTTATCATGTCTATTGTTTGCAGCCATCGAGATAAATCGATGCAGAATAAAAATTGTTAATACAGCTAAATTAGCACAGGAGTGTGGGTTTCTTAATTATTTTCCTTGTAA
This window harbors:
- a CDS encoding indolepyruvate ferredoxin oxidoreductase family protein, which codes for MNIATRVTPKMIATKDVSLDDKYISDHGSAYMTGIQALVRLPLAQTRRDELNGLHTAGFISGYRGSPVGNYDNFLWQIGGILKDHHVVFQPGINEDLAATAIWGTQQANLAGQGKYDGVSAWWYGKGPGVDRSGDVLRHANLAGTAKHSGVVALFGDDHSCKSSTVPHQSEHVMMGCGIPIFYPTSVQHILDLGVHAIAMSRFAGVWTSMKLVSEIVETSASVIVDLDRVTPVLPEIELPTDGIHIRWPDHGIQQEQRLYQYRLPAVLAYARANQLNQITWPCEHARIGIAASGKGYLDTIEALRILGIENETAQQLGLRVYQVGLIWPLEPQGLREFANGLQELIVVEEKRPILEAQIKDELYSLPDEQRPHVIGKAIHGKGEWSTSFEEAPLIGHYEFQPEPIAKMLAARFLQLDLPESLRQQIQSRVDLLHKAEQESRRVLDLAERKPYFCSGCPHNTSTVVPEGSRALGGIGCHYIAVSLDRGTETFSQMGGEGVSWAGASHFTNEKHIFANLGDGTYFHSGYLAIRQAIAANINITYKILYNDAVAMTGGQHVDGHLSVAQLTRQLDAEGIQKQVIVTDEPELIHAEEHLAPHVEIRHRNDLDAVQRELRDISGVTALIYVQTCASEKRRRRKRDAYPDPAERLYINSDICESCGDCSKKSNCLSIEPVETALGTKRQINQSSCNKDFTCVEGFCPSFVTVHTRDMKRPAKFEGFATGWPERPLIPQLIDTPNRIMVGGVGGTGVVTVGALLGMAAHLEGKATRVMDMAGLAQKGGTVYSYIQIAADDAQISSTKIPEHQCDLLIGADAIVAGSNAALSRLKQDAMVIVNEDGSPTSDFINKRDWYAPIHDLIGRLRGRVHKENLLSLPAARIATQVLGDAIYANQLLLGMAWQSGQIPLLRESIEKAIQLNGTAIDKNLEAFRIGCHLASDPSLITRLLDSLPKSNAPQTLAELIHDRTIRLQDYWNEAYANQYRMLLEQVAKLLPEALAKTIATQLYRVMAYKDEYEVARLLTGANFKKSIESQFGRGVRLSYHLAPPTLGTNVRKRIFGYWMRFPMMLLARLQWLRESFFDPFARQQERQHEHAWRDRYIAFVETLISSPNSYNLAVAEQIAELPAEVRGFGHIKMQAMQGANQRWDELSSKLINKP
- a CDS encoding LysR family transcriptional regulator; translated protein: MRKNLDGGLLHAMHAFLKVIDSGSFTAAAEQMELTTAQVSRLISELEGRLGTKLLQRSTRQHALTEIGETYAEQCRQVLAMVEESEAQAMGMAARPQGRLRVLSMASFGHHYLAPMMADFCQTYPDLTVEYRTSQNVPDLLGKGIDVSLYLTESLADSRFVARRIGTIFSVLCASPAYLEKYGEPQSLDDLQKHACLRLVNPSITPQWHLVSENSCSYQIDINGPLIADTPELLLDVVQQDMGIALLPTFSSIDAIRAGRLRRILPAWRSPDIGVYTLLPSRHFVDAKTRAWLEWVEQHISPKIQQDTDYFYN
- a CDS encoding hydroxymethylglutaryl-CoA lyase, coding for MSEFVKIVEVGPRDGLQNEKQALTVEQRLNFIHDLINAGLKSIEVGSCVSAKWVPQMAQSDELFKQLPQGTDLNLSLLTPNIKGFEAAQAVGCKEVAVFTAASESFTRKNINCSIDESFEKFADVLRAAKAQHIRVRGYVSCIVDCPYEGAIAPEQVLKVVKRLYDMGCYEVSLGETIGTATPDRVKKVWQACLAEIDSKVLAGHFHNTYGMAIANIYQSLQQGIRVFDSSLAGLGGCPYAKGASGNVSTEDLFYLLSHMGFETGINLEKLMQASQNISHVLNRKSLSNYSNAYWQTKCA
- a CDS encoding crosslink repair DNA glycosylase YcaQ family protein, with amino-acid sequence MISLLKRLALSQQGLEKNNSFGGGISGTQKAIEHLGYVQIDTISVVERAHHHVLWSRVPDYQLSHLNQLVKEKQIFEHWAHAASYLPMQDYRYAMPLMNAIRNGESRYFRGDQKLMDEILVQVKAEGSIRLRHMEKGKREGSAGWWNAGPSRKALEQLFMQGDLMICERNGMEKVYDLTERCIPQGIDLSTPTLQEYAQYLLKTTIRAHGVFTWKQLLHLKTNKDLREIMRKLLDEQIDAGVLQVFKLENGQTVYVASAVLEDEPAIAAEVKILSPFDNLVIHRERLSSLFGFDYRIECYVPAAKRQYGYFCLPLLYADRLVGRIDCKVHRSEKRLEVISLHLEDPNMQDRDEFLQALELELHRFAQFNQSTVLDWDRNKLG